The genomic region TGAGCAGCCGGTGCCGGGACACGCCCTCCCAGAAGCCGGCGTTGTCGCGATTGACGACGGGGCGGGGCCGCCTGGGCGGTGAGACCTCGGCAGCCACCGCTGTCTTCGAAACCGCGGCTGCCCCTTCCGGCTTCGGAGCGCTCCTCCTCCGCACCGCGGGCACGTACTTCAGGATCCGGAACCGATGTGTCCCCACTGGCCGGCCATCCACCCGTACATCCGTCCGCGTCGTGACGAAGTACCCCGTGCCCAGCTTGGTCGTCTTGCGCTCGGAGACCGACTCGATCACCGCGTCGAAGGTGATCGCGTCCCTCGGCCGCAACGGCCGCAGATACTCCTGCTCGCAGTCGGTGGCGACCACCGAGGTGTACCCGGCGTCGTCGAGCAGCCCGAGCAGCTCGTCGTACGCCTCAGAACGCCCCGCGTGCCCTGAGAGACCCCCCATCGTCCACGCCTGGAGCATGGTGGGGGGAGCTGTGGCGTCCGCCCCCTCGTACGCCGGATTCGTGTCTCCCATCGCCTCGCACCAGTGCCTGATCATCGGCTCGTTGACCAGATCCTTGCCCACGCCGCCGACCGCGGCGGCCTGTCCCTCGTACACCTTCGCCCGCACGAACACGTCCTCATGAGCGCCGCCCTCGCCCAAGGCCGCCGCCCCCTCTCCCGTCGAAGTCCCCCTCTCGCTCACCGCCGCCCCCTGGCCATCCCGAGCCGCGTCGTCGCCACGATCTCCCGCTGCACCTCGCTCACCCCGCCCCCGAACGTGTTGATCTGTGCCGCCCTGTTCATCCGCTCCAGCTCGCCGTCCCCGAACACACCCGGCGATCCGGCACGGACCAGCGCGTCCGATCCGATAATTTCCTGACACATTCGGTACACCGCGACGGCCGATTCGGTTCCCACGACTTTCACGCCGCTCGCGTCGCCGGGTGCCAGCCGGCCGACCCCCACATCACCCACCAAACGCCAGTTGAGCAGGCGTGTTGCCGCCAGTCGGGCATGTATCTCGGCCAGTTTCGACCGCACCCACGGCTCGTCAACTCTGCGCCGCCCAGTCACCGGATCGGGCGTACGGGCGGCGGCCAGCGCGGCCGCGTAGAAGTCCTCGGCCTGCATGCCGATCGCCGCGAGCGCGACCCGCTCGTGATTGAGCTGGTTGGTGATGAGCCCCCAGCCGCCGTTCTCCTCACCGACGAGGTTGGCCGCCGGGACCCGGATGCCGTCGTAGTACGTGGCCGTCGTGGTCAGCCCGCCCACCGTCGCGATCGGCGTCCACGAGAACCCGGGAGCGTCGGTGGGCACGAGCAGGATCGAGATCCCCTTGTGCTTCGGCGCCTCGGGGTCCGTACGACAGGCCAGCCAGATCCAGTCGGCGTTCTGGGCGTTGGAGGTGAAGACCTTCTGCCCGTCGACGAGCCACTCACCGCCGGCCCCACGCCCCGCACCGCCGCCGCTGTTCCCCGCACCGCCGGGGCTCCGCTCATCCCCGGGGCTTCTCTCGCCCTCAGGGCTCCTCTCGCGCCCCCCGCCCCCCACCCGCACGGCCCGAGTCCGCAGCGACGCCAGATCCGTCCCCGCCGACGGCTCGTTGTACCCGATGGCGAACACGAGCTCCCCGCGCAGGATCCGCGGCAGGAAGAAGTCCTTCTGCTCCTCGGTCCCGTACTTCATGAGTGTCGGTCCGACCGTGTTCAGCGTGACCATGGAGACCGGAGCGCCCGCCCGGCAGGCCTCGTCGAAGAAGACGAACTGCTCGTCGGCACCGCGCCCCTGCCCCCCGTACGCGACGGGCCAGCCGAGCCCCAGCCACCCGTCGGCTCCGATCCGGCGCAACAGCGCCCGCTGCCGGTCCGGGGCATCCGGCTCATCCGAGTCCGCGGGCGAGGACGGTTGCAGGGGTGGCGGTCCGTCCGGCATCAGGTCCCGGAAGTACGTACGGAGTTCGGCGCGCAGTCGTCGCTGGCGCTCGGTGGGGGCGAGATGCACGACGACGGCCCTCCCGGACCTCGTACGAACAAGGGTTTCTGACTGTCCGTCAGATGCGTTCGACTGTCAAGGTCACAGACCTCGACCGCCAGGGGCGCCTACGCCCGCCCCGGAGCACACGCGAACACGTCTGCGCGGCGGCACCGAAGTGCCGCCGCGCAGACGTGTTACCACCCCACAAAGCACCCCACTAAGGAGGCGTACGACCGTCGGGGGTCTCCAGTCCCCGACAGCCGCCGGCTCACCAGAGCTCGGTGAAGTTGACGGCGATGTTCTCGTTCGACTGGTCAATGGCCGTGAACGCGGAACCGTTCACCTGAGCCGTGTTGCTCTGGTTCGAGGCACCGGAGCCGACAGCCTGCTGCTGCGTCGTGGACGAGGTCCCGTAGTTGTCACCACCGACACCGCTGCCGACGACGTTGGCCACGGCCGCGTTCGATCCGTTGTCCGCGATAGCGCCGTTGTCGGCCGCCGCAACACCTGCGAAGAGGGCGGCGGCAAGCGGCAGGGCTGCCGCGGCGGCGAGAAGGCGGGCGGTACGGATGCTTGCCATGTCTATTCCTCCAGAAGCGAAAGTTCGCACCGGCCAGGACCGGCTGAGTACGGCTTGTTCCGAGGCAGTTGGCCGACCGCCTCGGCGTGTGTCACAACGTCGCGAGACCAGAATTGCCCACCGAATCCCCGGCGAACCACCCCGGAAGCCACTATTCGCTCGCAAGCGTGAAGACATGTCGATAAACCCTCTCCACATCCCCGAAACCGCAGCTCAGGACGGTGCGGGCACCCCAACCCCATACACCGCAAGGGACAAAGCGTTCCGGCACGTTTTCAGCCAATCCCCCAGGGCCGGTTTCCACCCCTCCCAACCCGACCCCCTTCACCCAACCCCCGGGGCACCCTTCCTTTTTTCGAACACTCGTACGAACATGGAGTCATGGCCACCATCGACCGGCAGGCCACGACGCTGGCCCTCGCACACGCCCTGTCAGCCGCCGAACGCGGACTGGCAGTCATCCCGCTGTCCCGCGCCAAACTCCCGGCGCTGCGCTCACCCCACCGCGACGACCCGACGGCCCCGCTCTGCCACGGCGAGTGCGGCCGCTTCGGACACGGGGTGTACGACGCCTCGACCGATCCGCTACGCATCCGAGAACTCTTCGCCACCGCCCCCTGGGCCACCGGCTACGGCATCGCCTGCGGCCTGGACCCGCACCACCTGATCGGCATCGACCTCGACACGAAATCGGGTACGGACTCGTCCGCGGCGCTCCGGGAACTGGCTCTGCGCCACCTGTTCACGATCCCCGAGACGGTCGTCGTGCTGACCCCCAGCGGCGGCCGCCACGTCTGGCTGAGCGGCCCACCCGACATCGTCGTCCCCAACTCCGCGGGTCGCCTGGCCCCCGGAATCGACATCCGCGGCGCCGGCGGCTACCTCGTCGGCCCCGGTTCACGCACGGAACACGGCGTCTACGGCACGGCCCCGGGCACCGCCCACCTGGCACCGGCCCCCTGCCCGCCGGCCCTCCTGCAACTCCTCCTGCCCCCACCCCGCACCAACCACCACCCTGCCGCCGCGACAGGCCAACACGGCCAGGGCCTCGTCCAGTTCGTCCTCGCCGCCCACGAGGGCCAGCGCAACACCCGCCTCTTCTGGGCCGCCTGCCGCGCCTACGAGAACGGCCTCGGCCCGGAGGTCACCGAAGCCCTGGTCGACGCCGCCGTCCGCACAGGCCTCACCGAACGCGAGGCCCGCTCGACCATCACCTCGGCCTCCCGCATGACGAGGCACCGCCCCTAGGCCGACCGCAACGGAAAACCCGCCCCCTGGGAGCCCTAGAAAACCGAGAGCAGCCGAAACGACAAGGCACGCACGCGCGTGCACCCCAAAACACCGGCGCAAAGCACCTGCCCACCGCCAACACAGCAGGGGCGTCCGGCACCTCTCGGTTCCGGACGCCCCTGCTTCTCGCACTGCGGTGGGTGTGGGATTTGAACCCACGGTGACATCGCTGCCACGACGGTTTTCAAGACCGCTCAAAAGCACCGACCCCAACCGGCGCTGACCAGCCAGTTTATCGGTTCGAGCCGTTCCGTTGAGAGCGTCCTGGCCAGAGGATGGCCAGGAGCAGGCCAGGAACGGCCGTCAGCAGCTCGGGCAGGCGTCACCGCCCGGCAGCAGTCCGGTCACCGGCACGAGGTCAGGAGGCCCTGTCAGTGGGGCGAGCTAGCGTTCGATACATGACTACCACTCAACCCCTGCCTACAGCCGGGCAGTTGATCTACCCTCCTATGAGACGGAATGAAGGGTGTGTCGCATGGGGGGTTCGCCGGGGGCGGACAGTGGAGGCAAGTCCCGGGCTCAGAACATCAAGGCAGTACACCCTCGAACCGTCACGAAGATGATGGAGCAGCTCCAAGAGGGGTACGTCTCCAGTGTGGCGGCGAGCGCCGGCTGCTCCGCCGAGGTGATCGGCAAGGACACATTCGGGGTCGACGTCCAGTTCATCCGCCCTGCTCCTACGCACCTGGAGCAGGAGGGGCTGCTCTTTGCTCAGTTGAAGTGCACAACGCAGGTCGTCCCAGACCGCGACACCAAGTCGTTTCAGTACCGGTTCTCCAAGCGTGAGTACTTTGAGGGCCTGGCTGCCACCCGCGTGTACCCCAAGAAGATCTTGATCGTCATGACGGTGCCGTTCGAGCAGCTCGGATGGACAGAGGTGGTGGACGGCGGTCTACTCGTCAAGCGCGAGTGCTACTGGATGCACTTGGAGGGTCAGACGTCAAAACTGGTGAAGCCGGTAATCGACGTCCCAACCGACAACGTTTTTGACGCAAATGCCCTAATCAAGATCATGGAAAGGCAGGACAGGGGTGAGTCACTTGATGGATGAAGTCGAGGCCGCAATCCCTGAAAATGTCGATCCAAACAGATTGCGAGTAGTCCTTAAAGATCTGGGATGGCAAAACGTGGGCGGGCGTGAGGGCATCTATGCTCGGTATGCCCCACCCAGTGAAGCGGGCACGCTGTCAGGAGCGCCGAGCGTTCTGATTCCCCTCGATCAGAACGCAGTGGACTACCCCCGACTGATGTACTCGGCGTTGAGTCAATTGGCCCATCGCAGAGATTTTTGGACGCGCTCTCTCTATCCTCGGCTTGCGCTGTCATCCTCAGACGAATTCCGCTTCCGAAAAGAGTCAAGTGCTCCGAGTGGTCTAATTTCGTGGCGCCACGGGGAGCGTCTCATCGAATGTGCTAGAAGAACTCTTTTGGCTGGAGCCAAGTACTACCTGGGGGCAGAACGTCATTTCGTGAACCGCCACGGAAGGTTCGCCGGCAGGTATTTGGACCGCGTGATGATGGGGCAAACAGCGCCTGGAAGTTACATCGTCACCGCTTTGGCACCCCCCGATGACCAAGTCAGCCTAAAGCCGTCCGCTGAGCCACTCAGCTCTACGTGGGACCCCGGCGCCATTCGACTCCGAACTGTCAACGAGGCAGTCGCGCATGCTGTCGGGGCAACCGTCGAGGCGCTGGAACACTACCGATCAAGTGGCTCCCTGGCAGGCTTCGAGAGCGGCGTAGTGGATGGCATTTCATACGAGATGACGAACGCCATCCTCGGCATCGCCGCAAACGCCGATGAGTCGGATATTACGATCGAGTGGGATAAGGCGTCGACTCCACCGACTGGAGTTGCCAGCCACTTCGAGTTCCTTGCTTCGGATGTTCCAACACTTGCCCAGGCTGCGATTAGGCTTGCCGAGGATCAGTCAACCGCGCAAGTGTCCATCACTGGCAGGGTGCATTTGCTGGCTAAGAAACTAGCTGGTAGTGCCGGGGTTTTTGGCGTAGATTCCCTTCAATCCGCAGGACCACGGAAAGTACGCGTACGACTCGCGGACGACGAGGACTATCACGAGGCCATCAGGGCCCACGAGGAAGACCTTGCTATTCAGGTGAGTGGTCGACTAGAGAAGGAAGGAAATCTTAGTTGGCTCTATGACGCGACGGTGATTCGCACTTTGGGCCCCTTGGATGAATATGAATCTTCTCGACGCGCCCATCCGGAAGTTAACCCCGATCAGATCGAAATGTTCTGAGCTGTTTGACTTCGTCTCGACGGTCAACCCTTGGTGGCAATGTCAGGAATAAGCCGACTCGCGAAGCCAAATTGGCGGAGGCGCTCATACGCTTGGGCTACATCGTTCGGGATGAATTGTTCGATCATGAAGCCCTGGCTTGGATACACCATGAGTCGCTGCTGCGCTCCCACAAGACCGTGGTGCCCGACCCGCCCGCCGCACCCGTGGTGCCGCTGTGGGTGCGCTCGGGCCGCGCCGTGAAGACCGCCGTGACGCACGAGCGGACCAAGACCGGTGCGCGGGCGGTCGCCCGGCACGGCCTCTACGTGTGGGGCGGGGGCCGGATCGTGGCCCGTCGCACCTGGGACGGCCGCACCGGCGCCCGCTACGAACGGTTCCTCCGCGCGGCCGAAGCCGCGGGGAACATGGAATTGGCTGGCGAGTGGGAAGAGCGGTTGCAGCACTTCCGCGACGCCCGGCACCGCCGCCGCATGGACCTGCTCACCTCACCCATCGACCTGGCCAAGGGCGCCCTGGTCGGCACGGGCATGAGCATCGGCGCGCTGGTCGGCCTCGGGGTCGTGATGGCCATCGCCAACAAGGACATCAGCGACGTCATCACCCCCATCAGCGCCGTGATCGACTTCATCAACCTGCTGATCACCATCGTGCGAGTGGTGTGGGGACCGGCCCTCACGATCGGCCCGTTCCTCGCCCTGCTCGCCCTGTGGGCCGTTGGCCGACACCAGCAGGCAGCACCCCAGTGGGCATTGCCCGCCAACATCCGCTCCGGCGAGGGGGAGCCGATCACCCCCTCGATCGTGGTCAAGGCACTGCGTGACCTGGGGGTTCCGGCCCTACGGGGCGCCATCAAGGAGATGGGCGACGCCGGCGCATCCATGCTGGGACCGATCCGCATCGCCGGATGCGGCGTGGAAGTCGACGTCACGCTGCCCTCGGGGGTGTCGACGATCGAGGTGCAGAACCGGCGCCGCAAGCTCGCGGAGAACCTCACCCGGCACGAACACGAGGTGTTCATCACCATCCCGACCGCCGCCCGCACGGTGCGGCTGTGGGTGGCCGACTCCGGCGCTCTGGATGAGCCGATCGGCCCGTCTCCGCTGGTCACCGACGAGACGATGACCGCCGACTACACCAAGGGCCGCGCCCCGTGGGGGCAGGACCTGCGCGGGGATGCCGCGCTGCTGAGCCTGTTTCAGCGGATGCTGCTGGTCACCGGCATGTCCAACCAGGGCAAGACCGCCGCCCTGCGCGCGCTCGCGCTGTGGATCGCGCTGGATCGCACGGTGGAGTTCCGGGTGGCCGACCTCAAGGGCGCCGGTGACTGGGCCATGTTCGACGGGCTCGCCACCGTCCTGATCCAGGGACCCACCGATGAGCACGTGATCGAGGCGACCGAGATGCTGGAGAGCGGGGTTCAGGAGATGAACCGCCGTCTCCAGGCCCCGCCCGGCACCTCGTTCCCGCCGCTGATCCTGCTGGTCGACGAGGCACAGGTGGCGTTCATGTGCCCCGCCAAGGACGAGGACAAGCGCCCCTACGGCGGGTCCAAGGCGAACTCCCGGTACTTCATGGCCTGCCGGAAGGTCCACAACCAGGGCCGCGCCGTGAACGTGCTGCTGTGGCAGGGCACGCAGGACCCGACCGACCAGAACCTTCCCAAGCTGGTCCGCGAGGGCGCCCACACCCGCGCCTCGCTCGCCCTGGGCACCGAGTCGCAGGCCCGCATGGCGCTGAGCGACAAGGCCGTTGACGGCGGCGCCGCGCCGCACCTGCTGCGCCCGGGGCTCGACAAGGGAACGCTGGTCGTCGCGTCCGACGGCATCGAGATTCCCGCCGGACAGGCATCCATCACGGTGCGCACGCACTACATCAGCACCGACGACGCGAAGGAGATCGCGGCCCGCGCCAAGGCACTGCGAGACGGGGTCACCACCCTGCACGTGATCGAGCGGGGCGAGGAGCGCGACCCGCTCGCGGACATCGCGTCCGTGGTCGGCACCGCGGCGCGGGTGCGTACGCAGGACGTCATCAAGCGGCTGTCCGCCCTCAATGCGGACGCCTACGGCGACTGGTCGTTCGGCGACCTCACCCGCGTTCTCGACGGCACCGGAGCCGAGCCGTACAAGTCCGACGGCGTCATGGTCATCGGCCGCGACCGGCTCGCCCGCGCCCTCGCCAACCGCGACAGCGACGGTTCCGCTTCCGCCAACGGATGACAGGGAGCCAACCCCCGACGGGGCAGGGAGGCAGGGAGAACTCCCTGAACCCCTCCCTGACCCGCCTCCCTCGCCCTGACCTGCACGAATGATCGTTCAGGGAGTCAGGGAGGACCGCAGGTCAGCACCCCTGAAACCCCCTCCACAGCACTCCCCACAGGGGGTGCTTCCGCCTCCCTGCCCCAACCACAGATGGGATTCCGGATGAGCCACCGTGACCCGCCGGGGATCATCGCCCCGCACATCCCCGCCGACGACTGGCGCCGCGCCGAAGCCACCGGAGCACCGGTCGTCATCGTCGTGCAGACCACCGACCGGACCGGCCGGCCGCTGCGCCACTACCTGTACCCGCTCGCCGTCGCGGGCGCGGCAACGATGGGCGTCTTCGGCCTCGTGGCCGCGTTCTTCGCCCTGCTCGACTTCGCCTCCCAGACCGCCGCCACCGTCGGCGGTGCGGCTGGCTCGCTCGGCATCGGCGGCATCACCCTGCGACTCGCCCGCCCCACCAAGTAGCGAAGGAAGCCATGTTCGCGATCCATGTCACCTGCCCGACGCCGGAGCAGGCGTACGCCAATGCCCCGAGCATCCTCAGCGAGATCGGATGGACGGCCCGCACCCTGGCCGCCCTGGAGTGCTTCACCGCGCTGGACCGGGAGTTCTACCTGCGCAAGGCCGCGCTGCTCGACCGCATCGCGCTCCTGGACGAGCCCGACACCCCCGGCGACGTCACCGACACGGCCGTTGCGGCGGCTGTGTTCCTGATGGACATCGACCAGCCGGGCGTGACCTGCGACCCGCGCGACTACGTCCGACAGCAGTACGCCCTCAACCTCACCACCTACGACCAGTAGCTACGCCAAGGGCGGCCCCCTCATCTCGCCAAAGGTTCCGGGGCCGCCCTTGTCCAGCCAGCGCCTATCAAGGAACTGGAGATCTCCCAGCATGACGCAACCCATCGTCATCCGGCGAGTGCCGGACACCTTCCGACCCTTCCGGGTCCTGGACGCCTGTTGCTGCATCGGCGGCGGCACCGAGGGATACCGGCGCGCGTTCGGCCCCTCCTGCCACATCACCGGTGTGGACATCGAGCCCCAACCCGACTACCGGGGCGACGCCTTCCACCAGGGCGACGCCATCGAGTACATCCGCGCCCACGGCCACGAGTACGACTTCATCCACATCTCCCCGCCCTGCCAGGGCGAGGGCGCCCCCACCAAGGGCACCAACGCCGCCCGCAACAAGGCGATCGGCCGCACCTACCCCCGGCTCATCGTCCCCGCCCGCGCCGCGTTGGAGACCACGGGCCAGCCGTACGTGATCGAGAACGTGCCCGGCTCCGAGGTCCGCAAGGACATCCGCCTGTGCGGCGAACAGTTCGGCCTCGCCGTGCTCATGCACCGCTACTTCGAACTCGGCAACTGGACCACTATGCAGCCGGCCCACCCCCAGCACAGGGGCAGGGTGCGCGGTTGGCGCCACGGCGAGTACCACGACGGGCCGTACGTGGCCGCCTACGGCAAGGGCGGCGGCAAGGCCACCGTGGAAGAGATCCGCGCGGCCAAGGGCATCGACTGGTCCACCGACCACTTCCGCCTGAGGGAGGCCCTGCCGCCCGCCTACACCCAGTGGATCGGCGCCGCCTATCTCGCGTCCCTCGCCCCCGCGTTGGAGGCGGCATGACCGTGCTGCCCGATCAGCTGCGAACCGCCCTCAGTCTCGCGGCCACCGGTGTGCCGCCGCTGCCCCTCCGGGTGGGGAAGGTGCCGTTCGGGAACTGCCGCACGTGCGCCGATGGTGCCTGCGGTGGCCGGCCGAACATGCGCAACGCGGGCCCCTGCCAGTGCACGGCCCCGTGTCACGCATGGGCCGCCGCCACCACCGACCCGAACGTTCTCGCCTCGCCCGCATGGGCGGCGGCGTGGCGTCAAGCCGTGGCGGTCGCCTACCACCCCGGCGGAGCCGGGGTGACCGTGGTCGACCTCGACAACGCGGACGCCCTCGCATGGGCCCGCGAGACCCTGCCCGCCACCCGCACCGTGCCGACCACACGCGGCGAGCACTGGCTCTACCGGGGCGCGATGCAATCGGCCAACGCAGTCCGGCCCGGCGTGGACGTCAAGTCGTCGATGCAGTACGTCCGTTGGCTCGGCTCCGGCACCGGCCGTATCGCGTCCCTGCCGGACTGTGTCCGCGCGTTGGTCGTGAAGGAAGAGACCACCCCCGCCCGGGGCCAGGTGGTCTCTTCTCTCCCCGGGCGCGCCACTTGGGACCGCACGGTTGCCACGGGGTGCCGCCACACGGAGCGGTTCGTCCGCGCCGGCCTGGAACGCGGCCTCACCCTCGTACGTAGCCGTACCGAATCCGGTGCCGGGTCGCAGGCGTTCGGGGTGGCACGGTTCGTCGCCGTCCAGCACGAACGCTGCCCCGGTCCCTGCGGGTTGCCTGTGATTGGGGAGGAGATCGTGGCCGCCGCCGTCCTGGTCGGCGTCCCCGAGCCCTACGCCCGACGCGCCGTCACCAACGGCCTCCAGACGGCTCAGGGGCGTGCGGCATGACCAAACCATCAGATAACCCCACGAACGCTCCCCAGGGCGCCGCACAGGGCCCGCCACGGCCGTACGTGGGCGAATCGAAGGTCGCCGCCCGTCAGGGCGTCCTTTCAGTCCTTCCTCGCTCGAAGCGCTTCCCGACCAGCCAGGGACGCGGCAACGACGGTGACCCCACACCGGATCGGCCCGGTATCCGCATCTACGCCCCACCCGTCTACCGCTCCCACGACGACGGGGCCCGCTGGTCCAAACGACACGGTGACACCCCGAACGCCGCCTACGCCTGCACCTGCGGTCGCACCCGCACGGCCACCGGCCCCCGCGCCGTGTCCGCCCTGGTCGCCGACTACGACGGCCACAAGGACGCCTGCCCCGGCACACCTGCCCCGCTCTCACTCCTGGAAGGGAGGACCGCCGCATGACCGAGACCGAGGAACTCCCCCCGCCCACCAACCCCCTGGCCGTGGCCCGCCGGCTGCTGCCCGACTGGCAGACACAGGACGGACGGCTGCTCTTCCGGCGCTGGCGTGCCTCGTGGATGCGGTGGAACGGCTCCTGCTGGCGCGAGGCGGAGGAAGCCCAGATCCGCAAGGCCATGTACACCCGCCTCGAACACACCATCTACCGCGCCCCCGGCAAGGACGGGCAGAGCGAGGAACGCGACTGGGCACCCACCAAACAGAAGATCGGCAACCTGCTCGACGCCCTCGGCTCCATCACCCTGCTGCCCACCGACACCGACGCCCCCGCCTGGGTCGACGACCAGGGCGACACCGGACGCGACGAAGGCCCCATCGTGGCCTGCGAGAACGGGCTACTACGGATCCGGGACCGGGCACTGTTGCCGCACGGACCGGAGTTCTTCAACATCGTCTCCGTACCGTTCGCCTACGACCCCGACGCGAGCGCACCCACCTGGCACAACTTCCTCGCGCAGATCTGGCACGACGACCCCGACGCCATCGCAGCACTTCAGGAATGGTTCGGCTACGTGCTGTCCGGGCGCACCGACCAGCAGAAGATCCTGCTCATCGTCGGCCCGTCGCGCTCCGGAAAGGGCACCATCGCCCGCGTCATGAAAGCGCTGGTCGGCAAAGAGAATCTGGCCGGCCCGACCCTGGCCGGCCTGGGAACGAACTTCGGTCTGTCCACCCTGATCGGCAAATCGCTGGCGATCATCTCGGACGCCCGACTGTCCGGCAACGACAACACCCAGGTCGTCGAACGGCTGTTGACGATCTCCGGTGACGACACGATCGACATCGACCGCAAGTACCGCGAACCCTGGACTGGCCGTGTCCCCTCGCGGCTGATGATCCTGTCCAACGAACTGCCGCACTTCGGCGACTCATCAGGCGTCATCGCCAACCGATTCGTCCTGCTCAGCACCCGGATGTCGTGGCTCGGCAAGGAAGATCCCACCCTCACCGACCGGCTCACCGCGGAGATGCCCGGCATCCTCAACTGGGCCCTGGACGGCCTCGCCCGTCTCCAGCGCAACGGACGGATCACCGAGCCACCCTCCAGCCGCGAGGCAATCACCACCATCCGGGACACCGCCTCACCCACCAGCGCATTCATCCGCGAACGCTGCACCACCGGACCCACATGCAGCGTCCCCGTGGACGCACTGTGGACGGTCTGGCGCGAGTGGGCCGAAGACAACGGCGTCCGCGCCGGCACCAAGCAAGTCTTCGGCCGCAACCTACTCTCCGTCGTCCCCCAGCTCGCCCTCACCCGCCCCCGCGACGGTGAAAGCCGGGTACGCACCTACACCGGGGTCACACTCTGCGCCGTCGACCAGAGCTAGTTCCACAATCCGCCGGGTCGCGGACCATCGCGGACCACCCCTCATGACCTGCGGATTACGCCAACCCGCAGAGCGGACCATCGCGGACCGGCCAAAGCCTCGTGGTCCGCGATGGTCCGCACAGCCACTCCACCAAAACCGCAGGTCAAACAAGGTGGTCCGCGATGGTCCGCGACCCACAGCATTGTTAGCCCCACCGATTGGCACTACGAGTGGCCACCTGCCTCAAACCCGTCGACGACCCCGGTGGCCGAGCGGCCTTACTGCTTCTCGACAGCCTTGGCGATCAACTGGCCCAGCGCTGATTGGCCCTGGTCAAGCTCGGTAAGCAAACAGCCCAAGCTCGCCGAGCTGACGACCGGCATCCACTTGGCGAGAAGATCCATCGCGTCCGGCAACGTGGCGGCGTACACCACCTCGCTCGACACATTCGATGACAGATCGATCAGGTAGTTCGACGGCCCCCGATACAGATGGATGGTCACGTAGTTCGAATCCGGGTCCCCAGACCCGAAAAATTCCTTGTATCCGGCTTCAGAGACTGCCTTGTCCCAGTCCCCCTCACCCGTTATCGGGGACGGAATCCGCGTCCACTCTCCGTCGCGGTACAGAAGGTCCTGGTCGTCCGATCCATCTGCGCCCCCAGGGGCCGCTAACGCTTCAGTCATGGCGCCTATCGGACACCCCTGCACCTGTCCTCCGCAAGCGTGGACGCGACCCACAGATTGGGACGCCAACCACACCCCGCCCCGCCCTCTCCTCACACCGAGAAGGAGTCACCGCCTTGGCCCGCCCTCAGAAGCTCAAGCTCAATGAAGTCCTCGCAGAGATCCGCATGAGCCGCGCCGCGTTCTACCGCATGCGCGCCCGTGGCCAGGCCCCCCGCCTC from Streptomyces sp. NBC_00878 harbors:
- a CDS encoding bifunctional MaoC family dehydratase N-terminal/OB-fold nucleic acid binding domain-containing protein; this encodes MGEGGAHEDVFVRAKVYEGQAAAVGGVGKDLVNEPMIRHWCEAMGDTNPAYEGADATAPPTMLQAWTMGGLSGHAGRSEAYDELLGLLDDAGYTSVVATDCEQEYLRPLRPRDAITFDAVIESVSERKTTKLGTGYFVTTRTDVRVDGRPVGTHRFRILKYVPAVRRRSAPKPEGAAAVSKTAVAAEVSPPRRPRPVVNRDNAGFWEGVSRHRLLIQRCDGCRTLRFPWLPGCNACGCPEWDTVEAGGEGTVYSYVVMHHPPFPAFDPPYAVGLIELTEGVRMISNVVGVPHDRVRIGMPVRLEFQPVDEELELPVFRAVEGSGV
- a CDS encoding acyl-CoA dehydrogenase family protein; the encoded protein is MHLAPTERQRRLRAELRTYFRDLMPDGPPPLQPSSPADSDEPDAPDRQRALLRRIGADGWLGLGWPVAYGGQGRGADEQFVFFDEACRAGAPVSMVTLNTVGPTLMKYGTEEQKDFFLPRILRGELVFAIGYNEPSAGTDLASLRTRAVRVGGGGRERSPEGERSPGDERSPGGAGNSGGGAGRGAGGEWLVDGQKVFTSNAQNADWIWLACRTDPEAPKHKGISILLVPTDAPGFSWTPIATVGGLTTTATYYDGIRVPAANLVGEENGGWGLITNQLNHERVALAAIGMQAEDFYAAALAAARTPDPVTGRRRVDEPWVRSKLAEIHARLAATRLLNWRLVGDVGVGRLAPGDASGVKVVGTESAVAVYRMCQEIIGSDALVRAGSPGVFGDGELERMNRAAQINTFGGGVSEVQREIVATTRLGMARGRR
- a CDS encoding DNA methylase — translated: MTQPIVIRRVPDTFRPFRVLDACCCIGGGTEGYRRAFGPSCHITGVDIEPQPDYRGDAFHQGDAIEYIRAHGHEYDFIHISPPCQGEGAPTKGTNAARNKAIGRTYPRLIVPARAALETTGQPYVIENVPGSEVRKDIRLCGEQFGLAVLMHRYFELGNWTTMQPAHPQHRGRVRGWRHGEYHDGPYVAAYGKGGGKATVEEIRAAKGIDWSTDHFRLREALPPAYTQWIGAAYLASLAPALEAA
- a CDS encoding DUF4365 domain-containing protein codes for the protein MMEQLQEGYVSSVAASAGCSAEVIGKDTFGVDVQFIRPAPTHLEQEGLLFAQLKCTTQVVPDRDTKSFQYRFSKREYFEGLAATRVYPKKILIVMTVPFEQLGWTEVVDGGLLVKRECYWMHLEGQTSKLVKPVIDVPTDNVFDANALIKIMERQDRGESLDG
- a CDS encoding bifunctional DNA primase/polymerase; protein product: MATIDRQATTLALAHALSAAERGLAVIPLSRAKLPALRSPHRDDPTAPLCHGECGRFGHGVYDASTDPLRIRELFATAPWATGYGIACGLDPHHLIGIDLDTKSGTDSSAALRELALRHLFTIPETVVVLTPSGGRHVWLSGPPDIVVPNSAGRLAPGIDIRGAGGYLVGPGSRTEHGVYGTAPGTAHLAPAPCPPALLQLLLPPPRTNHHPAAATGQHGQGLVQFVLAAHEGQRNTRLFWAACRAYENGLGPEVTEALVDAAVRTGLTEREARSTITSASRMTRHRP
- a CDS encoding ATP-binding protein — translated: MLRSHKTVVPDPPAAPVVPLWVRSGRAVKTAVTHERTKTGARAVARHGLYVWGGGRIVARRTWDGRTGARYERFLRAAEAAGNMELAGEWEERLQHFRDARHRRRMDLLTSPIDLAKGALVGTGMSIGALVGLGVVMAIANKDISDVITPISAVIDFINLLITIVRVVWGPALTIGPFLALLALWAVGRHQQAAPQWALPANIRSGEGEPITPSIVVKALRDLGVPALRGAIKEMGDAGASMLGPIRIAGCGVEVDVTLPSGVSTIEVQNRRRKLAENLTRHEHEVFITIPTAARTVRLWVADSGALDEPIGPSPLVTDETMTADYTKGRAPWGQDLRGDAALLSLFQRMLLVTGMSNQGKTAALRALALWIALDRTVEFRVADLKGAGDWAMFDGLATVLIQGPTDEHVIEATEMLESGVQEMNRRLQAPPGTSFPPLILLVDEAQVAFMCPAKDEDKRPYGGSKANSRYFMACRKVHNQGRAVNVLLWQGTQDPTDQNLPKLVREGAHTRASLALGTESQARMALSDKAVDGGAAPHLLRPGLDKGTLVVASDGIEIPAGQASITVRTHYISTDDAKEIAARAKALRDGVTTLHVIERGEERDPLADIASVVGTAARVRTQDVIKRLSALNADAYGDWSFGDLTRVLDGTGAEPYKSDGVMVIGRDRLARALANRDSDGSASANG